The genomic segment AGCGTCTGCGAGTAGAAGTCGATGTTGCGCTGCGGGTCCGAGGCCATCACCGTGACGTGATGCAGGCCCTGGACGGGGCTGGTGCCGGGAATGGGGGAGAACGTCGTCATGCCCTCAGTATAGTTCAATGTTGAACGATTCTGGGTGGGCCGGGTTGGGTTTGGGTGGAGGAGGGAGTCAGCGCCGGGCGGCTGGCGTCAATTCGGCGGCCTCGCCCATCAGGGAGCGCCCCAGCTTGCGGGAGAGGGCCGCGAGTTGACCGAGTTCGTCGGGGGTAAGTCCGGCGAAGACCTCGCGGATACCGCGCACATGGTCCGGCAGCACCCGCGTGATCAGGGCCTCGCCTGCTTCGGTCAGGAAGACGTTGGTCACCCGGCGGTCGTGGGCGTCGCGCTCGCGGCGCACCAGCCCGTCGCGCTCCAGATTGTCGATCACCAGCGTGAGGTTGCCGCTGGAGCGCAGAATCTTCTCCGCGAGCTGGCGCTGGCTGAGCGGCCCGAGGTGGTACAGGGCTTCGAGGACCCCGAACTGGCTCACCGTCAGGCCGTGCTCCGCGAGGTGCCGGTGCGCCGTC from the Deinococcus sp. NW-56 genome contains:
- a CDS encoding MarR family winged helix-turn-helix transcriptional regulator, translating into MPTRYAGTPEDRAALDAYIKLWRAAHAVETTAHRHLAEHGLTVSQFGVLEALYHLGPLSQRQLAEKILRSSGNLTLVIDNLERDGLVRRERDAHDRRVTNVFLTEAGEALITRVLPDHVRGIREVFAGLTPDELGQLAALSRKLGRSLMGEAAELTPAARR